In Populus alba chromosome 1, ASM523922v2, whole genome shotgun sequence, a single window of DNA contains:
- the LOC118033858 gene encoding expansin-A7 produces MASFLHSWSFSLFLIVFTSAMFTGKSMAAGYGKARVPTGFRPSQWSLAHATFYGDETARETMGGACGYGNLFQTGYGTDTAALSTTLFNKGYACGTCYQIKCTNARACYGAITTVTATNICPPNWSKDSNNGGWCNPPRVHFDMSKPAFMKIAQWKAGIVPVMYRRVPCARTGGLRFQFQGNGYWLLVYVMNVGGGGDIARMWVKGSKTGWISMSHNWGASYQAFASLGGQALSFKITSYTTKQTVIALNVAPPNWGVGRTYKSTVNFR; encoded by the exons ATGGCTTCCTTTCTTCATTCATGGAGCTTTAGCCTCTTCTTGATAGTGTTCACTTCAGCAATGTTCACCGGAAAATCAATGGCAGCAGGTTATGGTAAAGCACGCGTACCAACAGGGTTCCGGCCAAGCCAATGGTCGCTTGCCCACGCCACCTTTTATGGCGATGAGACCGCTAGGGAGACCATGG GAGGGGCTTGCGGGTATGGAAATTTGTTCCAAACTGGATACGGAACCGATACAGCTGCATTGAGCACAACATTATTCAACAAAGGATATGCGTGTGGGACTTGTTACCAAATAAAATGTACGAATGCTCGTGCATGCTATGGGGCAATTACAACGGTGACTGCTACGAACATCTGCCCTCCGAATTGGTCCAAGGATTCTAACAATGGTGGATGGTGCAACCCTCCTCGAGTTCACTTTGACATGTCCAAGCCTGCATTCATGAAAATTGCTCAGTGGAAGGCTGGCATCGTCCCCGTCATGTACCGAAG AGTACCATGTGCAAGAACTGGCGGGCTTCGATTCCAGTTCCAAGGAAATGGGTACTGGTTGCTGGTGTATGTGATGAATGTAGGAGGAGGTGGTGACATTGCCAGGATGTGGGTGAAGGGAAGCAAAACAGGATGGATAAGCATGAGCCATAACTGGGGAGCTTCATACCAGGCATTTGCTAGCCTTGGAGGCCAAGCTCTATCTTTCAAGATCACTTCTTACACAACCAAGCAGACTGTTATTGCATTGAATGTTGCTCCTCCAAACTGGGGTGTTGGGAGGACTTATAAATCAACTGTGAACTTCCGTTAG
- the LOC118033857 gene encoding PGR5-like protein 1A, chloroplastic, which produces MAGKLAFTLTSPRVLIAPIQKPFISSSSSLPSPSCSSSTRVHFNVKQFSLRRRMLLPPTKATADQQADQAQEDEMVDGKILQYCSIDKREKKSIGEMEQEFLQALQAFYYEGKAVMSNEEFDNLKEELMWEGSSVVMLSSDEQKFLEASMAYVSGNPIMSDKEYDELKMKLKSEGSEIVVEGPRCSLRSRKVYSDLYVDYLKMFLLNVPATVIALGLFFFLDDLTGFEITYLLELPEPFSFLFTWFAAVPLIVWLALTLTNAIVKDFLILKGPCPNCGTENGSFFGTILSISSGGTTNTLKCSNCSTELVYNSKTRLITLPEGSEA; this is translated from the exons ATGGCTGGCAAATTAGCATTTACGTTGACATCTCCTCGAGTCCTCATTGCTCCGATTCAAAAACCATTCATCTCCTCATCTTCTTCATTACCATCTCCTTCCTGCTCTAGCAGTACCAGGGTTCATTTCAATGTCAAACAGTTTTCTCTGCGGCGAAGAATGCTTTTACCACCTACCAAGGCCACTGCTGACCAACAAGCTG ATCAAGCCCAAGAAGATGAGATGGTTGATGGTAAAATCTTGCAATACTGTAGCATagacaagagagaaaaaaagtcaataggTGAAATGGAGCAAGAGTTTCTTCAAGCACTACAA GCATTCTATTATGAGGGAAAAGCTGTAATGTCTAATGAGGAATTTGATAATCTCAAGGAAGAACTAATGTGGGAAGGCAGCAGCGTGGTTATGCTGA GTTCTGATGAACAGAAGTTTCTTGAGGCCTCAATGGCTTATGTATCAGGGAATCCAATCATGAGTGATAAAGAGTATGATGAgctgaaaatgaaattaaag TCTGAAGGCAGCGAAATAGTTGTCGAGGGTCCAAGATGCAGTCTTCGTAGTAGAAAG GTTTACAGTGACCTGTATGTTGACTATCTGAAGATGTTCCTGCTGAACGTACCAGCAACCGTTATTGCACTAGGCTT GTTTTTCTTCTTGGATGATCTCACTGGTTTTGAAATCACTTATCTTTTGGAG CTCCCAGAGCCATTCAGTTTCCTTTTCACCTGGTTTGCTGCTGTGCCTCTCATTGTTTGGTTAGCTCTGACACTAACAAATGCAATTGTGAAGGACTTTTTGATCTTGAAG GGCCCCTGCCCCAACTGTGGCACGGAGAACGGCTCCTTCTTTGGAACCATATTGTCCATTTCGAGTGGTGGAACCACCAACACCCTTAAATGCTCAAA TTGCTCAACCGAGCTAGTGTACAATTCAAAAACACGGTTGATTACACTGCCGGAAGGAAGCGAAGCTTGA